In Oryza glaberrima chromosome 8, OglaRS2, whole genome shotgun sequence, the following are encoded in one genomic region:
- the LOC127781952 gene encoding 40S ribosomal protein S11-like, which translates to MAEQTERAFLKQPKVFLCPKKSGKGKKPGKGGNRFWKNIGLGFKTPREAIEGTYIDKKCPFTGTVSIRGRIIAGTCHSAKMNRTIIVRRNYLHFVKKYQRYEKRHSNIPAHISPCFRVKEGDHVIIGQCRPLSKTVRFNVIKVIPAGSTGGGKKAFIAA; encoded by the exons ATGGCGGAGCAG ACTGAGAGAGCTTTCCTGAAGCAGCCCAAGGTCTTCCTTTG CCCAAAGAAATCTGGCAAAGGGAAGAAGCCTGGCAAGGGAGGTAACCGCTTCTGGAAGAATATTGGCCTTGGCTTCAAGACACCCCGGGAAGCAATTGAAG GGACCTACATCGATAAGAAATGCCCATTCACTGGAACTGTTTCTATCAGAGGTAGAATTATTGCTGGAACATGCCACAGTGCCAAGATGAATAGGACAATCATCGTACGCAGAAACTACCTCCATTTTGTGAAGAAATATCAGCG ATATGAAAAGAGGCACTCCAACATTCCAGCTCACATTTCTCCATGCTTCCGTGTTAAGGAAGGAGACCATGTCATCATTGGCCAGTGCAG GCCTTTATCAAAAACTGTGAGGTTCAACGTTATTAAAGTCATCCCAGCTGGTTCCACAGGTGGTGGGAAGAAAGCATTCATTGCAGCTTGA
- the LOC127781950 gene encoding UDP-N-acetylglucosamine diphosphorylase 1-like: MAEIVVAPRAPAPAGRWGAAPPQELVERLKDYGQEGAFALWDELAPEERDFLVRDIESLDLARIDRIVRCSLRSQGVPLPAVEPVPESSVSTVEDRTPEDKQRWWKRGLKAISEGKLAVVLLAGGQGTRLGSSDPKGCFSIGLPSGKSLFQLQAERILCIQKLTAQSTDGTPQIHWYIMTSPFTDEATRKFFESHRYFGLEPDQVTFFQQGTIPCVSADGRFIMETPYKVARAPDGNGGVYAALKSQRLLDDMAGRGVKYVDCYGVDNVLVRVADPTFLGYFIDKGVSAAAKVVRKAYPQEKVGVFVQRGRGGPLSVVEYSEMDAAMTTEINQGTGRLRYCWSNVCLHMFTLDFLNQVTNSLEKDSIYHLAEKKIPSIHGYTAGLKLEQFIFDVFTYSPSTALFEILREEEFAPVKNANGATYDTPDSARLMLLRLHSRWVVAAGGFLTHSVPLYMTGVEVSPLSSYAGENLEAICRGRTFHAPSEISF, encoded by the exons atggcggagatCGTGGtggcgccgcgggcgccggcgccggcggggaggtggggcgccgcgccgccgcaggagCTGGTCGAGAGGCTCAAGGACTACGGCCAGGAGGGCGCCTTCGCGCTCTGGGACGAGCTCGCCCCCGAGGAGCGCGACTTCCTCGTCCGGGACATCGAG AGCCTAGATCTTGCTAGGATTGACCGGATCGTCCGATGCTCGCTCAGATCACAAG GTGTTCCTTTGCCAGCCGTCGAGCCTGTGCCGGAGTCGAGTGTCTCGACCGTCGAAGATAGAACTCCTGAGGACAAGCAGAGGTGGTGGAAGAGGGGCTTGAAAGCCATTTCAGAGGGGAAATTGGCTGTTGTCCTTTTGGCTGGTGGTCAG GGAACAAGGCTTGGCAGTTCTGATCCTAAGGGATGCTTCA GCATCGGGCTTCCATCTGGAAAGTCACTTTTCCAACTTCAAGCTGAACGAATTTTGTGCATACAGAAGCTGACTGCTCAGTCCACTGATG GTACTCCACAAATACACTGGTATATAATGACTAGCCCCTTTACTGATGAAGCGACTCGAAAATTTTTTGAAAGCCACAGATATTTTGGCTTAGAGCCTGACCAA GTAACATTTTTCCAGCAAGGTACTATCCCATGTGTCTCAGCTGATGGAAGGTTTATTATGGAAACACCATACAAG GTAGCAAGGGCTCCTGATGGCAATGGTGGAGTGTATGCTG CTCTAAAATCTCAAAGGTTGCTGGACGATATGGCTGGAAGAGGTGTGAAATATGTAGATTGCTATGGAGTTGACAATGTATTG GTCCGTGTTGCTGATCCAACATTCCTAGGATATTTCATTGACAAGGGCGTGTCTGCTGCTGCAAAGGTCGTAAGGAAG GCATATCCACAGGAGAAAGTTGGAGTGTTTGTTCAGCGTGGCAGGGGTGGGCCTCTTTCTGTAGTTGAGTACAGTGAAATGGATGCAGCTATGACTACTGAAATAAATCAAGGCACAGGGCGCCTTCGTTATTGTTGGAGTAAT GTATGCCTGCATATGTTTACTTTGGATTTTCTTAATCAAGTAACAAATAGTCTTGAAAAGGACAGCAT TTACCATTTAGCAGAGAAGAAGATTCCTTCAATCCATGGGTACACGGCAGGCTTAAAGCTTGAACAGTTTATATTTGACGTGTTCACCTATTCTCCATCAACAGCTCTTTTTGAG ATTTTGAGGGAGGAGGAATTTGCACCAGTAAAGAATGCTAATGGTGCAACTTATGATACTCCTGATAGTGCCAGATTAATGCTGCTCCGCCTTCACAGCCGATGGGTGGTAGCTGCAGGTGGCTTTTTGACTCATTCCGTGCCCTTGTATATGACAG GTGTTGAAGTTTCTCCACTTAGCTCTTATGCGGGAGAGAACCTGGAAGCCATATGCCGTGGACGGACATTCCATGCACCGAGTGAGATTTCATTTTAG
- the LOC127781951 gene encoding probable pectinesterase 8: MSTKFIVPLSCCISALVLLSSHLHSPAISSFLGILLDLAAPSLPFYLLTSGTTNSTGNHRYRDEYNPLCDDFPPEFPPPDTAAISIFCVDPNGCCNFTTVQAAVNAVPSFSKKRNVVWINKGIYYEKVTVPATKPNITFQGQGFDLTAISWNDTANSSHGTFYSGSVSVFATGFVAKNISFINVAPIPRPGDVGAQAVALRIGGDQAAFWGCGFFGAQDTLHDDRGRHYFKECFIQGSIDFIFGDARSLYENCRVISIADPVPAGVRTITGSVTAHARESVDDNTGYSFVNCSIGGTGRIWLGRAWRPYSTVVFAYTSMSDIIASEGWNDWNDPSRDQTVFYGEYRCTGDGANLSDRVPYAQKLSDVQVLPYLNTSFIDGDRWLKPYCDSLISA, translated from the exons ATGAGCACCAAATTTATCGTTCCTCTCTCTTGCTGCATATCTGCACTTGTGCTGCTCTCATCACATCTCCATAGTCCAGCCATTTCTTCATTCCTTGGAATCCTTCTTGATCTTGCAGCACCTTCCCTTCCATTCTATCTGCTAACATCTGGCACTACAAATTCTACTGGAAATCATCGGTATCGCGACGAATATAATCCGTTATGCGATGATTTCCCACCGGAATTTCCACCGCCAGATACCGCGGCAATTTCAATCTTCTGTGTCGATCCCAATGGCTGCTGCAACTTCACAACGGTGCAGGCAGCGGTCAATGCTGTTCCAAGCTTCAGCAAGAAGAGGAATGTTGTATGGATCAACAAGGGAATCTACTA TGAGAAGGTGACAGTCCCAGCAACCAAGCCCAACATCACATTTCAGGGCCAGGGATTCGATCTGACGGCAATTTCTTGGAACGACACTGCCAACTCATCGCATGGAACGTTCTACAGCGGTTCAGTGTCCGTTTTCGCAACAGGCTTTGTTGCGAAAAACATCAGCTTCATT AATGTGGCACCAATCCCAAGACCCGGTGATGTCGGTGCTCAGGCGGTAGCACTGAGGATCGGCGGTGACCAGGCGGCATTCTGGGGTTGCGGTTTCTTTGGTGCGCAAGATACGCTTCACGATGATCGTGGCCGGCATTACTTCAAGGAATGCTTCATCCAGGGTTCCATTGACTTTATCTTTGGAGATGCCAGGTCACTCTATGAA AATTGCAGGGTGATTTCCATAGCAGATCCTGTTCCTGCAGGGGTGAGAACCATCACAGGTTCAGTCACTGCGCATGCCCGGGAATCTGTAGACGACAACACTGGCTACTCTTTTGTCAATTGCAGCATTGGCGGCACCGGCAGGATATGGCTGGGGAGAGCATGGAGACCATATTCCACAGTCGTCTTCGCCTACACTTCAATGTCAGACATCATTGCCTCTGAAGGATGGAATGACTGGAATGATCCTTCAAGAGACCA GACTGTGTTCTATGGAGAGTACAGGTGCACGGGTGATGGTGCAAACTTATCAGATAGAGTGCCATATGCTCAGAAGCTTAGTGATGTGCAGGTTTTGCCTTACCTGAACACTTCTTTTATTGACGGAGACAGATGGCTAAAGCCATACTGTGATTCACTGATATCTGCTTGA
- the LOC127781912 gene encoding uncharacterized protein LOC127781912, producing MDYSNSSCSRTRSGLVRLNNTIESNEVLFSKTRSGLVRINSTVESNEVSLSKTRSGLIRGNTNVRSNEGSYSTTRSELAGANGVVDSNVGDLCSKTRSGLVRRNATLDSNEGSCSKTRSGLVRGGDIMNFSEGSSSKTRSGLVRGNTTVAASNGSYSATPSRFVRGNIIVGSKEGSCSRTRSGLVRESIQMDYSDSSCSRTRSGLVRRKPFMVQVKDEAAMNGLSDDCLKEDSPGKNEPNHKSNLVENSDKPVMKGPDGWWKEGMLTKNGSKYRSDPVQTKGEACINGLPGGQWKENSAEKNVSNHKNELVQRKDDLIVDGLPDGWWKEDRPRKNGSNLKTDPYYIDPVSGYEFRSLKDVHRFLKSGDIYKCIVRPRKRTIQDPCTIENQSHTATLLQHTRPGTADKAIQCELLTSEGLMLPWEEQLSPYRELNNPKKMPELEGMIASQKHAYKVDAPREKKSFPRKRKQPSAGGKPKKHKIVPAKMVAMPVRASPRLASLKITHDLNTEPEDEPISVNLVNEVQSTKENPTDKSRLNQAGISTEMTSVQERADNQLLSSQADTGNHIRVMEGDTTDSSQLRQADTVNQILTDQENAVSQLQSSHTDYFVQIRPRQEYVTNYSQSQLSRAATVNQIEPNQRNMSGQLQSSQADSLDQIQTEQESSASRLQSSQADSFNEIQTIQEYITEQSESQVSHANQIQIDLGNTVDLLPSSQADAIFQMETTQEYITNQSQSSQADIVDHMQVNQDNTANQFHLRQADTVNRIQTMQESTTDQPQLIQALTVNQIQVNGENTANHVQSRQADTVNHIQLNQDNTVNQFQLRRADTVNRIQTMQDSTADQPHLIQALTVDQIHANRENVVNHFQSRQADTVNHIQVIQDNTANQFQFRRADTVNKIQTMQDSTTDQPRFIQALTVNQIQANGENTANYLQPNYAENNIMQVGFSLTPEPEEAPATSFWRNVANQELPVSMQTDGKPVVSSALNVEYQNVPATAPAQPTRAPHPEAASYPSGLAVPSLFGNSWSDPCIEFAFKTLRGDIPVLDDTSAVEQYFPQHDLNKPPSPDYSASPSCFSSSFDNTRNFTQVDHASLPAPNPSDKLYNGGWFPPK from the exons ATGGATTACAGCAACAGTTCATGTTCTAGAACACGCAGTGGGCTTGTTAGGTTAAACAACACTATAGAGTCCAATGAGGTTCTGTTTTCTAAAACAAGAAGTGGGCTTGTTAGGATAAACAGCACTGTAGAGTCCAATGAGGTTTCGCTTTCTAAAACAAGAAGTGGGCTTATTAGGGGAAACACCAATGTGAGATCCAATGAAGGTTCATATTCTACAACACGAAGTGAGCTTGCTGGGGCAAATGGTGTTGTGGATTCCAACGTGGGAGATTTATGTTCTAAAACACGAAGTGGGCTTGTTAGAAGAAATGCCACTTTGGATTCCAATGAGGGATCATGTTCTAAAACACGAAGTGGGCTTGTTAGGGGAGGTGACATTATGAATTTCAGTGAAGGTTCATCCTCTAAAACACGAAGTGGGCTTGTTAGGGGAAACACTACTGTGGCTGCCAGTAATGGTTCATATTCTGCAACTCCAAGCAGGTTTGTTAGAGGAAACATCATTGTGGGTTCCAAAGAGGGGTCATGTTCAAGAACACGAAGTGGGCTTGTCAGAGAAAGCATCCAGATGGATTACAGTGACAGTTCATGCTCTAGAACTCGAAGTGGGCTTGTCAGAAGAAAGCCCTTTATG GTTCAAGTCAAGGATGAAGCTGCCATGAATGGGCTGTCTGATGACTGTTTGAAAGAGGACAGTCCAGGAAAGAATGAACCAAATCACAAGAGTAATCTG GTTGAAAATAGTGATAAACCAGTCATGAAGGGGCCTGATGGATGgtggaaagaaggcatgctaaCAAAGAATGGGTCAAAGTACAGGAGTGACCCG GTTCAAACCAAGGGTGAAGCATGCATCAATGGGCTTCCCGGTGGACAATGGAAAGAAAACAGTGCGGAAAAGAATGTATCAAATCACAAGAATGAGCTG GTTCAAAGAAAGGATGATCTAATTGTTGATGGGCTTCCTGATGGATGGTGGAAAGAGGACAGACCAAGGAAGAATGGATCAAATCTGAAGACTGATCCG TACTACATTGATCCAGTCAGTGGATATGAATTTCGCTCTCTGAAGGATGTGCACCGTTTTCTTAAATCAGGGGACATCTATAAATGCATTGTAAGGCCAAGAAAGAGAACTATCCAAGATCCTTGTACTATTGAAAACCAATCTCAT ACAGCAACATTGTTGCAACATACAAGGCCAGGTACCGCCGACAAGGCCATTCAATGTGAATTGCTAACTTCAGAAGGTCTCATGCTGCCGTGGGAGGAACAGCTCAGTCCATATAGAGAACTCAACAACCCAAAAAAGATGCCCGAGTTGGAGGGCATGATAGCATCTCAAAAACATGCCTACAAAGTTGATGCTCCAAGGGAAAAGAAATCTTTtccgagaaaaagaaaacagccAAGTGCAGGAGGGAAGCCCAAGAAGCATAAAATCGTCCCTGCAAAAATGGTTGCCATGCCTGTCCGAGCATCACCTCGCTTAGCTTCACTGAAGATCACTCATGATTTAAATACTGAGCCCGAAGATGAACCTATCAGTGTAAATCTTGTCAATGAGGTACAGTCTACTAAAGAAAATCCTACTGATAAGTCACGATTGAACCAAGCAGGCATTTCCACTGAAATGACGTCTGTTCAGGAAAGGGCTGACAATCAGTTGCTGTCAAGCCAAGCAGACACCGGGAATCACATACGTGTTATGGAGGGGGACACTACAGATTCGTCACAGCTGAGACAAGCTGACACTGTGAACCAAATACTCACAGATCAGGAAAATGCTGTCAGTCAATTACAGTCGAGCCACACAGATTATTTTGTTCAAATACGACCTAGACAAGAATACGTTACCAATTACTCACAATCACAGTTGAGCCGTGCTGCCACTGTGAATCAAATAGAGCCTAATCAAAGGAACATGTCAGGTCAGTTGCAGTCTAGCCAAGCAGATTCTCTGGATCAAATACAGACAGAGCAGGAAAGTTCTGCCAGTCGGTTACAGTCAAGCCAAGCGGACTCTTTCAATGAAATACAGACTATACAAGAATACATTACTGAACAGTCAGAGTCACAAGTAAGCCATGCAAATCAAATACAGATTGATCTAGGAAACACTGTCGATCTGTTGCCGTCGAGCCAAGCAGACGCCATATTTCAAATGGAGACTACACAAGAATACATTACCAACCAGTCTCAGTCAAGCCAAGCAGATATTGTGGATCATATGCAGGTTAATCAGGATAACACTGCCAATCAGTTCCATTTGAGACAAGCTGACACAGTCAACAGAATACAAACTATGCAGGAGAGCACCACTGATCAGCCACAGCTCATCCAAGCTTTAACTGTGAATCAAATACAGGTCAATGGGGAAAACACTGCCAATCACGTCCAGTCAAGGCAAGCAGATACTGTGAATCATATACAGCTTAATCAGGATAACACTGTCAATCAGTTCCAGTTGAGACGAGCTGACACAGTCAACAGAATACAAACTATGCAGGATAGCACCGCTGATCAGCCACATCTCATCCAAGCTTTAACTGTGGATCAAATACATGCCAATAGGGAAAACGTTGTCAATCACTTCCAGTCAAGGCAAGCAGATACTGTGAATCATATACAGGTTATTCAGGATAACACTGCCAATCAGTTCCAGTTTAGACGAGCTGACACAGTCAACAAAATACAAACTATGCAGGATAGCACCACTGATCAGCCACGGTTCATCCAAGCATTAACTGTGAATCAAATACAGGCCAATGGGGAAAATACTGCAAATTACTTACAGCCAAATTATGCTGAAAATAATATCATGCAAGTTGGTTTCTCTTTAACTCCTGAGCCGGAAGAAGCACCTGCCACAAGCTTTTGGAGAAATGTTGCAAATCAGGAGTTACCGGTTTCCATGCAAACAGATGGAAAACCTGTTGTGAGCTCTGCGTTAAATGTTGAATACCAAAATGTGCCAGCCACAGCACCCGCTCAGCCAACGCGAGCTCCACATCCTGAAGCAGCCTCCTATCCGTCTGGGCTGGCTGTGCCATCTCTATTTGGGAATTCCTGGTCAGATCCATGCATTGAGTTTGCCTTCAAGACCCTTAGAGGTGACATTCCTGTTCTGGATGATACTTCAGCTGTTGAACAATACTTCCCTCAACATGACTTGAATAAACCTCCATCACCAGATTATTCTGCTTCACCAAGTTGTTTTAGTTCCTCTTTTGACAATACTAGAAACTTTACACAAGTCGACCATGCCAGCCTCCCAGCACCGAATCCGTCAGATAAACTATACAATGGTGGTTGGTTCCCTCCCAAGTGA